The Penaeus monodon isolate SGIC_2016 chromosome 6, NSTDA_Pmon_1, whole genome shotgun sequence genomic sequence TGAGCTACACCCAGCATATCCCGTCTGGAGGTGTCCCGCAGAGTCCGCTAGCTGTCGGGCACTGTGAGTAAATTACAGGTTGTCACATCGGATCCTTAACAAAAACGCTTCTGCTGGACggacaacaattttttttaactcaagaaatttaaaaaatatatattataactctgaAGGATCCATCAGCCTTTCAGGAATTCAGCGAtcacgataacaataaaaatgataataatgataataacaacaataatgatgatgatgatgatgatgatgatgatgatgatgataataataataaaaacaacaacaacaacaacaacaacaataataataataataataataataataataataataataataataacaatgataataataataataataataataataataataataataataataataataataataatggcaataatgataatgatcataaaataatcataacatcaagtataatgacaataataatgataataataacaataaaaatggttattacaataatagtatcactactactactactgctactattactactaatattaagtataataataatcgagatgatgatgatgatagtaataacaataaataaacaataataatgatagtagtagtagtagtaataataataataataataataataataataataataataataataataataataataataataataataacaataataataataataataacaatagtgataatgataatgataaaaaaatataataataatgataataatagtaatagtaataataataataataataataagaagaagaacaataacaacaataacaataataataaataataacaataataattgataataacaataatgatgataataaaaattataacaataaccgtgatgataataataataattataaataaaaaatatggtgatagctgttatgataatgacaacgactataatgaaagaaagaaagaaagaaaaaaaaaaacatgatgaccctgaagataatgatgataataatgatgttaatgataaggaagaaaacaatgatattgaaatcacaacagcaacaataacaataaaaacaacaacaacaatggcagtGATATgttgatgatcatcatgatagtgatggtgataataacgataataataatagtagtaacagtgtgTATCAGCgatacgtgtgtttgtatttattttaatgcgAATACCATTATCTTGACCTTTTAGTATgttaatatgtttatgtgtttccTTTTACTTGAACCGATATATAATGCATGAATTCACATTGCACTCTTACATTTTGGTGTAAACGTGTACGTGTTCAAATTCTAACGGCCGTTATTTTCACCGACATCTTCTCTATGTTGTTAATAATACAATCATGCCtcgtggtttgttgttgttgttcttgtttttcatctttaatattgatattctttttcttcgtttatgtattttcttattattaatgatattctcGTTATTAGTTTTCCTAATAACGATGCTGCTTTCCTGACAGTGTTAAACCTTTCATGGCGTGCATGACTTCACATTCTGGtagtttttaatttcattttttgcaatttttagaaTGGTAGCACTGATATACAACGCCGGGATATGACGggaataaaaatgcatataaataaacagcGGACTTACCTTCCCCTCCAGTATCCTCTTTAGCGCCAACATAATTACGTCTTCTTTGTTCTTTGGAGTAAGTCTACGGTCACGACGCCGAGTTTCACTAGCACGAAAATAGTAATGAGGTTTGGTTCCCTTGGGATTCAGTCTATAGCATTTCCATCATATTCACAGACACTTTGCATCTCGGAGGATCATATCACGATACTTAAATCGCACCACTTATCCCGCAACTATATCACGGACACCATCAACCACTAACACTTTAAaaattcttccatctctctctctcacacactttctctcactttcccacGTCCGCCGTCGAACTCGAGGGGCACGACACTGTCACCCACCGAAGTTCCCGCCGACGTGTGAGCTCACGGCGCATCTCGggctctcactcccccccccccacccacccatgtcCCCCTCCCCCACGAATGAACACTTGCCGGGGCGTTCTACTTGTTGTTCAACGTGTTCACCTGATACACTGTTCTCCCTGTCCTAACTCTCTGACACGGCAATTCGTAGTAAAACGGTGCTATGTTTGATAACATCGAATGTTGTTATCGGATTTGATGGTCCGAACTGACAAGTGACATACAAAAACGCACACTTGCAAAACcatgtatacacacttacacgcatgaacacaaaaacataaaagtacaTGCATACACTttgttcagacacacacacacgtgtgcgcgcgcgtgtatagtCAAACAGACGTGCTGTTCTCCATATAATAACGCTTGACTGATCTACTCCTTCGCACCTCCAAAGTCGTCCTGTCCTGTCTGTACCTACGGAGAACAAATCGCTAACCTTGGCTAACAGGTCTGCACATGTCAACCAaatctgcatatatacacataagaataTACGAGAAACCCAGACGTATAGGACTGAGTCTGAAATGGCGATAAAGGACACCCAAATGTATTAGTTACGGAAGGAACGAGGAAAGAGACCGTCGCTTTGTTGCCTTGTTCAGGAAAATATGAATAAGGATGAATAcgtaatggagagagaggagatggggagagagaaagagaaagggaataagagagaaagagaaagagagagggagagagagagagggagggcatgagggagttagagagagagagagagagagagagagagagagagaagctgcatACTGCTAAGGAGAAAGATATAAACGAGCTTACAGAAGCAGATAAGTGCAGTTAatagaaaaatatgtaatattacgATTTATATCGAGCGCCTTTTCGATGACATACTGAGTCATTCGCACACGTAACCTTGACTGAATAAGTAGAGTTAATTTTGACTCTGAACAGCCGGGGTCCAGTTCCCTTCCAACCAAGAGAAAATGCGAAGCCACGATATCAAAATCACAGTCCTCTTTTATTACCAGCATGATGATAAACAGACTGCTATATAccaccatttttttcatattgtaatgataatatcaacgatCCACATGAAGTAAATAAGAGccagggagcaagggagggagggaccggGGCGGGGAAACCGAAACATCTGTGCCCCGCGAGCCAGCTGCGGTGGTGTCCCAAAGCATCCAGCGATGATCTGTCGCATTGTTAAAGTCATCAAAAAACACGTTAATGAGACGTTACCTCTACAATACATTTGGATCTCCATTTGAATTGTGTACTCATAAAAAAACGGTTTCCGAAGTTACTTTAATCACAAGGGTGACGTTACGCTATATCTTTATGACTGAACCTTCACCTACATCTGAACACTTGCGTTCCCAACGTGACCCAGTGCGGGATGTAGGTAAAGGTCTCACGCATTAGTCTCTTCACGCTTATTATTCTTGGCTTACTTTACGTGGAAAATACGCCCCTCTTATCTTATATTCCTATACTTgtgatacaggagagagagagagagagagagagagagagagagagagatagagagagagaagagagagagagagagagagagagaggagagagagagggggggggggtagagggaaggagagggggagttagggagagagagagagagagagaaggagagagagagagagagagagagagagagagagagagagagagagagagagagagagagagagagagagagagagagagagagagagagagagagagagagagagagagttacacaaATCAAAGAGACATATCCTCCAAACAAAGAAACGACAAATAATGCAGAATCTGTAAAACAGACATtacaaaataagagagagagagagagtgaaagagtgagagggagaaagagagagagagagagagagagagagagagagagagagagagagagagagagagagagaggagagagagagagagagaagagtagagagaggagaggaggggggggagagagagagaggaggagagagagaggaggagagagggggaggagaggaaggaggagttagagagagagagagagagagagagagagagagagagagaggagagagagaaggagagagagagaggagaaggaggaggagagagagagaggaaagagagagagagagagagagagagagaagagagaggagagagagagagagagagagagagagagagagagagagagagagagagagagagagaaagattgtgagaaacaacaaaacatataatggATTCACTAACAAACACAACGATAatgtaatattgtatttatatcatcTTTGTACTGCACCAGTACTGTTGCGGAAACATACTATTGCACAACTACAAGCAATATTGTCAGTATGTATGACCAATAATTCCAGATCCTCTATATGAACTTTAAAGaactgttttatataatattgcacTGGTATAACTAAAGCTTAAagtatatttctcattttttatttcatgtccTTTACATAGTTCTCTCAAATTCTGTATTGGTTATGAAGCCTGTGATTGTCAAAAGGCAtttgtgaaagaaaaaatttaaacacataaGAATAAATACtttgttatacattatatttacaaaaaatatacagcATAAATATTTAACAAAATGTGTGGTGGGTATTCCTTTatactttatcatattataaaaaataacaaagtatGCACTGTACTATACCTGAAAACAATTTCTTCAAACAGAATACCCAAAATCTGTTCATAGTAAGACAAGATCAATAGaactcctcctccttactcctgcACAATGCATTTTATACGAATCTCTCCATACATCTTTTAACTCAGAAATCAgaatcctccttttctttttgctcCTTATGGTACTTCGTGACAACTTCCTCCATGTGAGAAAGCTTTGACATGACGGTAAAGAGGTTATGAGCTTCCCAGTGGGTCCAAAGCATGCCGGCTGCTAGCTGTAAATGGCCAAAAAGTGACAAATAAGCTTAATACTTAACATATCTTttgattcaaacacacacacacacgcatacataaatatattatctattctatcatgaaaataatatcattCAACATTCAATGTATATATTGCAatgtaaaatactttttaaaatctcACCTGTATTCCAGCTAATACATAAAGCTTTGACATTACTGGTCTTGTCATTTTGATAAATTCTTTCAATAATGCTTTGGGCTGTGATATCTCTGGCAGGGGATAAGTGTACAATCTTGCTGCAAACTGAAACAAATACATAATAGTCAGAACTGCAGCAAAttgagaaaatgaaattaaaaaggggggaggacagaggaagagggggaggaaagggggggaaaatgagggggagggaaagtgacagagagagagaggcaaagaaataagagaaaaaggagaagaaagcaagagaaacagagagagaaaggagaatatgcacacacacacacaccaccacacacacacacacacacacacacacacacacacacacacatacacacacacacacacacaacaccacacacacacacataaatatatgtatatatatgtaggtttttttttttatgttgtgtgtgtgtgtggtgtgtgttgtggtgtgtgtgtggtgtgtgtgtgtgtgtgtgtgtgtggtgtgtgtgtgtttttttttgtgtggggggtggggtggggggggtgaggggggatgaggggagagagtgaggaggataataaaatgaaaagatatataataataatgatatatatcttaatgatgactatatatatatatatatatataataaaaagtgaggatggaaggacagaggaagggggaaaaataggggggaaatgagagcgagagggactgagagagagagacagagaaatagagaaaaaaaaggagaagaaataaagaaaacagatggagaaaggagaatatataaatacatacatgtatatatatatgtatattatatattaaatatatatatatatatattatatatatatatatatgataatatacatatataatgtatatatatatatatattatatatatatataaatatatatattatatatatatataatatatatatatacatatataatatatattaaaaatctatatatatagtatatatatatatacaaattatatatatatatatacatatataatatatacatatatatattatatatacacaccaacacacacaccacacaacaacaccacacacacacacacaacacacacacacaccacaacacacatatacaccagatattaatagatacatttatatatatatataatatatatatatatatatatatatatatatatatatatatatatatatatatattttatatatatatatagacacacaataaaaaaaatatatatatatattatattaattatcatatatatataatattaatatatatatatattatataatataatattatatatatatatatatatatatatatatatatatatatatatatatatattttatatatatattatatatatatatatatgtatgatatatgatatatatatatatatatatatataatatgggggccgcggtggccgaatggttagagcgtcggactcaagactgtcacgacggcaatctgagttcgagggttcgagtcaccggccggcgcgctgtttcccttgggcaaggaacttcacctcgattgcctgcctagccactgggtggccaaggcagctcaagtcagtgccgggtaaatagagatggtgactcgataaaaacaccgggcggaaggcaatggcaaaccaccgctctaaattgctaagaaaaaatcatgaaagcccatgatcgtcaaggccgcgttggccaaatggttagagcgtcggactcaacactgtcacgacggcaatccgaattcgagggttcgagtcaccgaccgccgcgttgttcccttgagcaaggaacttcaccttgattgcctacctagccactgggtggccaagccagcccaagtcaaagtgctggtcccaagcccggataaatagagagaatgatgacctaaaaaggtaacaccggcactctccgtggaaaggaactggggaccctaccacgtactcactccaagagcatcacaacatgaaaactacaattaagtatcatgctatgaccacggcggctcagacatgaacctaccttaaaaagaagatatatatatatatatatatatatatatatatatatatatatgtatgtatatatattatatatatatatatatatatatatatataatatatatatatatatatatatatatatatatatatatatatataaacacatatatatgtatgtatatatacctttttttcttctttcctgatGAGATTTAATTAAAATCAGACACCAACCTGAAAGGAAGCTAGAGGTGCTAATACCATAGGGTATATGAAGCCAGCAAAGAGCTGAATGCCCCCAGCTCTAAGTTCTAAACAAACTGGACACTGAAATTTCTGCAGCAGCAAGGGACGCTGAACAAACTGAAATGTGAGGGAATAACAGAAAAGGTTAGTATATTTCAATTTGACTGTCTTAAAATTACTCACAttccattactattatatcacatcttttctctttttaagtgAAAATCTCTTTTAATACA encodes the following:
- the LOC119574505 gene encoding LOW QUALITY PROTEIN: transmembrane protein 126A-like (The sequence of the model RefSeq protein was modified relative to this genomic sequence to represent the inferred CDS: deleted 2 bases in 1 codon), whose amino-acid sequence is MDSGLKAYKTQTQTHSELEDLEEAYRFIKEWKPSSDVFALKNFPYAISALGSCTAAYINAHYRKALKLRHHAFVASFIPVVVLPPLVGTLMHHHFVQRPLLLQKFQCPVCLELRAGGIQLFAGFIYPMVLAPLASFQFAARLYTYPLPEISQPKALLKEFIKMTRPVMSKLYVLAGIQLAAGMLWTHWEAHNLFTVMSKLSHMEEVVTKYHKEQKEKEDSDF